Below is a window of Impatiens glandulifera chromosome 2, dImpGla2.1, whole genome shotgun sequence DNA.
TCGCGTTTGGAACGTGGCTTTCGAGTTATAAATCGAATGTTGATTTCTCAACTGGAGATTATAATCTTACACTTAGTTCATCTGATTTATTATTGCAATGGAAGAACAATAATACTTATTGGAAACTATCCATGGACACGAGATCGTTTATTGAGACCACGTATGCGGTTGAGTACATGACGATTAACCAAACCGGTTTGTATCTCGTTGGTCGTAACGGATCCTCGGTCGTGATTCAGGTGAATCTTTCTCCTTCTGAATTTAGAATAGCTAAGTTGGATCTTTCGGGTCAATTCATTATTAGTACCTTTTCTGGTAAACAATGGAAGAATGATTTTTCAGCTCCATTTGATCAATGCCGAATTCCTTTCATTTGTGGAATGCTTGGTTTGTGTTCTTCCTCGTCCAATTCTCATCAATGTTCTTGCCCACCTAACCTCCACGTCAAGAATTCCGGCGCTTGCTCGCCAACCGATCCTTCGTTTTCgttcccttcttcttcttcttgcaatTCGACAAATTCTTCGGATTTGTCGTATGTAAGTCTCGGCTATGGCATCGATTACTTCTCCATTGATTTCACTCCGCCTGTGAAGACGGGCGTTTCAGTAACTTCCTGCCAGGATATCTGCACCCACGACTGCGTTTGCTTTGGAATTTTCTACGTGAACTCGTCTGGATCGTGTTTCGTTATTGAAAACCAAATGGGTTCTGTTATTTCAAGTCATGGGAATAGCTTAGGGTTCATTAAAACTTCCTTTAATCCTTCAACCGTCGACGAAAATCGACGACGGGAAATTCCCGTCGTTCTTGCTGTTCTTTTACCTTTCTCTCTGCTCTTGCTTTTGGCTGCTGTGTGTTTTCTTTGGTGGAGAAGATCTGAAATGGGTAAAAATGGAGATGGGTTAAAATTTGGAAGTCAACCCAATTCTCCTCCTTCAGAATCCGACGACGATCTAGAGGCGTTCTCGATTCCTGGATTACCGATCAGATTCACTTACAGTGTTCTCGAGAAGGCAACGGATAACTTCAAGACTCAAATAGGATCTGGCGGGTTCGGCTCTGTTTATAAATGTGTCCTACCCGATAAAACATTAGCCGCGGTGAAGAAGATTACGAATTTGGGTATTCAAGGGAAGAAGGATTTCTGCACGGAGATCGCAGTCATAGGAAACATTCGACACGCGAATCTAGTGAAATTGAGAGGCTTTTGCGCTCAAGGAAGACAGAGGCTATTGGTGTATGAGTACATGAACCGCGGTTCATTAGACCACACGCTATTCGGGAGTGGACCTGCTCTCGAATGGCAGGAAAGAGTCGACATAGCATTGGGTGCAGCCAGAGGGCTCGCGTACCTACACTGCGGGTGCGATCACAAGATTATTCATTGCGATGTCAAGCCAGAGAATATACTCTTACACGACCGTTTTCTCGTTAAGATATCTGATTTCGGTCTTTCCAAGCTTCTTAGCCCGGAGGAGTCAGGTTTGTTCACTACTATGAGAGGCACCCGTGGCTACCTGGCTCCCGAATGGCTCACCAACTCAGCTATCTCCGAAAAAACAGATGTTTACAGCTTTGGAATGGTTCTTTTAGAAATGGTAAGCAGTCGAAAAAACTGCTTGCGACGAACGCAAAGCCATAACATGATTAGCGACGGTCATAATAATAGTGTTCATTCGTCATCTTCATCGATTGCGGGTCTTCTCTATTTCCCGTTATTTGCATTGGAGATGCATGAGCAAGGAAGGTACGAGGAATTGGTCGATAGGAGACTCGAGGGAAGGGTATCGGGTGAAGAGGTGGGGAAAATGGTTAAAGTGGCTTTATGTTGCGTTCATGAAGAACCGTCGTTGAGGCCAAGCATGGTTACGGTTGTTGCAATGTTAGAAGGAAAGATTCCTCCGGGCGAACCGATTATGGAGTCTTTGAACTTCTTACGGTTCTATGGGCGTCGATTCACGGAGGCGTCGATGATGGAAGGGAATAATAACGATGAAGATGAACTTTTCATGTATTCACGATTGAATGCTTCTATTACAAGCACTAGGAGTAGTAATTCCCCGGCTTCATACTCCTTTATCTCATCACAACAGGTTTCTGGTCCAAGAtgatcaaaaatttcaattttatgtaCATTTTTATTACTTCTTAAACTCTAATCttgcataatatatatatgctcTTAATGTACAAACTACAAAAGTGTAGTAGTTTACTGATGATCTCAATTGTAACTTGTGGCTTTATTGAACGGCTTATATGATACTTATACTGATAATAATCATAGCTTAACAATGTGCAAACAAGTAATTTATTGGgttaataaataacaaatactcTCTTGTTATATGTTAATGAGAAAaacataagttttttttttatttcaaaattaaaactaagaaagtatttgaaataaagtttaagaatatttaaattacaacaagtgaaatattaaacaaagtttcaaaatttattacttTACATGAATGaggttattcatttttaaaaatatcgtTTCACTACCTTCTTGCATTTAATTTAGTCactgtgttttattttatttgtttgaaaatatagctcctaaatacaaacaaaaaaagtTCACCAACATAAATAAAAACTGTCACTAATTCAAAATCTTAAGCAAAATAAAACATGAAAGATTAAACTATTGTTCCTATTATGACACAAACAATTCAAAATGAAATAACATAATTTGACATTAACCATAATGAAACAAAGATGAGACATGAAACTACGATACTTAAATGCATACTTTGGCACAACCAACAGAGAAGGATGATAATAATGTCTTCTAAAACAGATATCAATAATATCCACGACTCCCACCCATATTTTGATGAGGGCCCGATGGACTTGGACCACCAAAATTAGGAGCACGGCCACCTATAAAACTTTGAGTGCTTTGATCCGAGGATGTTACCATTGAAACTACCTTCACCACGTACCATTTAATGAGCTGGTAAAGGCAACCATTAATTAGAAACTTTAGATATCTTTTGGCCCACAAGGGCCTTCAAATTCTCCAACGATCCTTTTACCATCTCAAGTTGTTGATATGACATATTCTCGATAGATCACTCCGACCACCTTTGTTCCCGTCCAACTTGTAAGGTTTGAGTTATCACCTTTCCACGTTGTTTTTCGATCTCCAACTGCTCCTGAACTTGCATTATTTGATTATTCATTTCTTTCACACTGGACAACTACTGTTGATCCTCAACTAGTTGTTGGGTCTCACGGGAAACCCCATAGAAAAGGATGAGTCATGAGTACCCATAAAACGGTTTATAATCTCATATATCTACAGTTGGGTGACAAAAAGTAAATACTTTCTTACCCAGAGAGAAGACCATGGCTAACATTTGAACTCCACACAAAGTGTTGAGTTCACTGCATTTTTTGAAAACTCAAGGTCACCTGAAAGTTACTCTTATTCTGCATTTTGGTCATGCTACTTTGGCGTCGTTTACTTATTCTTGGCATGACTAGTTATAAATTCTAACAAGTGAGATGGATTATGCAATAAAGAGATGTATAATTTGTATATGCTTGAATTAAATGGagcttatctatttatatatttaattttcgaAGATTGACAGGTTCTATACGATTTGTGtgagatatttttcatcaaattctATATACTATGATGGAAAAATATCATATCGCcaactatttaatatttatttttaattactaaatccatgcatgaattatatttttttttactttatattgcAAAATTCTTTActttatatatctttatttatttattataaataatgataatctTAATAATATTGCTTGATCCACcatttatgttaaataataaatgttaatagTGTTACctaaacaatttatttgtatGCAATATACCACTCAAATTGTTTACTTTTACTTAGTTCTTAATtagtttgattataataatataaaatttatatttcttctaACTATTTTCGAAGCTGATTCAAATAcgacaaatattttgtataaatttatcaTCGTGAGTTACTTTATagtttactatttttttagaattattttagtttatgcatttttcttatttatttaaagaagtgtacttataaaaaaaaatatcaattctcAATtcacatcatttatttttttattaataaaatgtttattttatttttaaaaataataataaatgttttaattagtCATTTATCACTTATAAACAAGCCTTCAATAAAATCTTCATTTCTTATATTTgaagtaatataataataaatattacgTTTTACctcttgaattatttatttattatcctcatttttattatataattttgtatatcattattttaattttatttattaatatatatcatttaagtattatatttaaaatactcgATTTTAATGAGATTTTAGTTTAGcatataaaaattgataaatatattttatttaatgttgaaatttgaatgtaatttaattagttaagtttaatcattatttgaaatatttttgtaaaacaaaatctaTGCAATATATTATAGATGAGTCGTTCAAGCCTAAATACAAAAACATGACTACACACAAAATGTCGCCAAATACATTCAAAATATAACTGGATTAATCACATTTGAAAAAACATCTATGAaatcataaatcaaaatattaatcaaccaaaaaaacataaaaataactaatgttgagaagttcaaattttaatatatatatatatatataagtgttaTCTTATCTAAAAGTTTTATTGCATGAAAAAGACAACTAAGTCAGTTtttaagatataataatatagtaatgtaactatataatttgtaataattttagtGCGGCAaatgagtcgagccgagctcaagcttgttggagctcgagctcgactcgattaagtatttattaactccactcgaactcgagctcaaacgagcttataaatttgagttcgagttcgactcgaaagcttgaaccaaaattaaattatatataataaattaatttttttatattttttaatatta
It encodes the following:
- the LOC124927817 gene encoding G-type lectin S-receptor-like serine/threonine-protein kinase At5g35370, producing MILGSALREFIYPNFTASNFHFIDNSGTFLFSKNGTFEAAIFNPANQQTNFYLCIIHSASNTIIWSANRDAAVTSSGKMSLTADGININDADGQLKWSTPSLPLPVLAMKLTDEGNLVLLDQFNRTLWDSFSNPTDTIVIGQKLAFGTWLSSYKSNVDFSTGDYNLTLSSSDLLLQWKNNNTYWKLSMDTRSFIETTYAVEYMTINQTGLYLVGRNGSSVVIQVNLSPSEFRIAKLDLSGQFIISTFSGKQWKNDFSAPFDQCRIPFICGMLGLCSSSSNSHQCSCPPNLHVKNSGACSPTDPSFSFPSSSSCNSTNSSDLSYVSLGYGIDYFSIDFTPPVKTGVSVTSCQDICTHDCVCFGIFYVNSSGSCFVIENQMGSVISSHGNSLGFIKTSFNPSTVDENRRREIPVVLAVLLPFSLLLLLAAVCFLWWRRSEMGKNGDGLKFGSQPNSPPSESDDDLEAFSIPGLPIRFTYSVLEKATDNFKTQIGSGGFGSVYKCVLPDKTLAAVKKITNLGIQGKKDFCTEIAVIGNIRHANLVKLRGFCAQGRQRLLVYEYMNRGSLDHTLFGSGPALEWQERVDIALGAARGLAYLHCGCDHKIIHCDVKPENILLHDRFLVKISDFGLSKLLSPEESGLFTTMRGTRGYLAPEWLTNSAISEKTDVYSFGMVLLEMVSSRKNCLRRTQSHNMISDGHNNSVHSSSSSIAGLLYFPLFALEMHEQGRYEELVDRRLEGRVSGEEVGKMVKVALCCVHEEPSLRPSMVTVVAMLEGKIPPGEPIMESLNFLRFYGRRFTEASMMEGNNNDEDELFMYSRLNASITSTRSSNSPASYSFISSQQVSGPR